The Brachyhypopomus gauderio isolate BG-103 chromosome 1, BGAUD_0.2, whole genome shotgun sequence genome includes a window with the following:
- the lrrtm1 gene encoding leucine-rich repeat transmembrane neuronal protein 1 — protein MDFLLIGLYLKWPLRKPPGLILCSLGILLKTVPLVGGSCPRLCRCDSRLVYCEGLNLTDVPRNLSSATGLSLRENNISELREGHFVGLSQLTWLYLDHNSIDVVEESAFERLRRIKELDLSTNRIENLSNGTFRPLPNLRVLDLSYNRLQSLEPDLFHGLRKLTNLHLRYNALKFVPVRIFQDCRSMQFLDLGYNQLQSLARNSFAGLFKLTELHLEHNELVKVNLAHFPRLISLRTLYMRSNRASVVVNTMEWTWHFLEKIDFSGNEIEHIEPHVFESVPNLRELRLDSNKLTYVDRRVLDSWDSLGIVTLSGNPWECGRNVCALAAWLSGFQGQRDGALLCAGPDTAQGEDVLDAVYAFQLCDDGGGPAAPTRTTTRDPARGSIFRGPTRNPYDLRDGEGGEVATNSFTVTVAADDLESTMQIHKVVTGTMALIFSFLIVVLVLYVSWKCFPAGVRQARQCLSSQRRKQKQKQTMQQMVTMATPEYYVDYKPNHIEGALVIINEYGSCTCQPQAARECEV, from the coding sequence ATGGATTTCCTTCTAATTGGTCTGTACTTGAAGTGGCCACTACGAAAGCCCCCCGGGTTGATACTGTGCTCTTTGGGCATCTTGCTGAAGACGGTTCCCCTGGTGGGGGGCAGCTGTCCGAGGCTGTGCCGCTGTGACAGCAGGCTGGTGTACTGCGAGGGGCTGAACCTGACCGACGTGCCCCGGAACCTGAGCAGCGCCACAGGCTTATCACTGCGCGAGAACAACATCTCCGAGCTACGGGAAGGCCACTTTGTGGGCCTCTCGCAACTCACCTGGCTCTACCTGGACCACAACAGCATCGacgtggtggaggagagcgCCTTCGAGAGGCTGCGCAGGATCAAGGAGCTGGACCTGAGCACCAATCGGATAGAGAACCTGTCCAACGGCACCTTCCGGCCCCTGCCCAACCTGCGCGTCTTGGATTTATCCTACAACCGGCTGCAGTCGCTGGAGCCGGACCTTTTCCATGGCCTTAGGAAGCTTACCAATTTGCATTTGCGCTACAATGCACTGAAGTTCGTGCCTGTGCGGATCTTCCAGGACTGCAGGAGCATGCAGTTCCTGGATCTGGGCTACAATCAGCTGCAGAGTTTGGCCCGGAACTCGTTTGCCGGGCTCTTCAAGCTGACCGAGCTGCATCTGGAGCACAACGAGCTGGTGAAGGTGAACCTGGCCCATTTCCCTCGCCTCATCTCCCTGCGCACGCTCTACATGCGCAGCAACAGGGCCTCCGTCGTGGTCAACACCATGGAGTGGACCTGGCACTTCTTGGAGAAGATCGACTTCTCGGGCAACGAGATCGAGCACATCGAGCCGCACGTCTTCGAGAGCGTGCCCAACCTGAGGGAGCTGAGGCTGGACTCCAACAAGCTGACCTACGTCGACCGGCGCGTGCTGGACTCGTGGGACTCCCTGGGCATCGTCACGCTGTCGGGCAACCCGTGGGAATGCGGGCGCAATGTCTGCGCCCTGGCCGCGTGGCTGAGCGGCTTCCAGGGCCAGAGGGACGGCGCGCTGCTCTGCGCCGGCCCGGACACGGCGCAAGGGGAGGACGTGCTGGACGCCGTCTACGCCTTCCAGCTGTGCGACGACGGCGGCGGGCCCGCGGCCCCCACCCGCACCACCACGCGGGACCCCGCCCGAGGCTCCATCTTCCGCGGCCCCACCAGGAACCCGTACGACCTGCGGGACGGCGAGGGCGGCGAGGTGGCCACCAACTCCTTCACGGTGACTGTCGCGGCGGACGACCTGGAGAGCACCATGCAGATCCACAAGGTGGTGACGGGCACCATGGCGCTGATCTTCTCCTTCCTCAtcgtggtgctggtgctgtacGTGTCGTGGAAGTGCTTCCCGGCCGGCGTGCGGCAGGCGAGGCAGTGTCTCAGCAGCCAGCGCCGCAAGCAGAAACAGAAGCAGACCATGCAGCAGATGGTCACCATGGCCACGCCCGAGTACTACGTCGACTACAAGCCCAACCACATCGAGGGCGCCCTGGTCATCATCAACGAGTACGGCTCCTGCACGTGCCAACCTCAGGCGGCGCGCGAGTGCGAGGTGTGA